A window of the Synechococcus sp. LTW-R genome harbors these coding sequences:
- a CDS encoding DapH/DapD/GlmU-related protein, whose product MSRDFPFIHETTIIEGPKIKLPSSSHIEPGCIFCTGLNGSIDVGERNTFYPGVIFRTSSGRIKSGKDVSFGPGVKIYEVRSGLTIGDNTMIAAGVTICGTSHGMSTEKPMRFQEPSSEMIHIGKDVLIGMNSIIHPGVVIGNGAIIGSGSIVTRSIGAGWVAYGGASCTEKRRR is encoded by the coding sequence ATGAGTAGAGATTTTCCTTTCATACACGAGACGACAATAATTGAAGGCCCGAAGATCAAGCTGCCATCATCGTCTCATATAGAACCAGGATGCATATTTTGCACCGGATTGAACGGATCAATCGATGTAGGTGAAAGAAATACGTTCTACCCTGGAGTGATATTTAGGACGTCGTCGGGCAGAATAAAGTCAGGCAAAGACGTCTCGTTTGGACCAGGCGTCAAGATATACGAGGTGAGGAGTGGGCTAACAATCGGTGATAACACAATGATCGCGGCGGGGGTCACGATATGCGGAACAAGCCACGGGATGTCGACAGAAAAACCGATGCGTTTTCAGGAACCATCAAGCGAAATGATTCATATAGGCAAAGATGTTCTCATTGGAATGAATTCGATTATTCATCCAGGTGTCGTGATCGGGAATGGCGCAATAATTGGATCAGGAAGCATTGTGACAAGAAGCATCGGCGCAGGGTGGGTCGCATATGGAGGAGCATCATGCACTGAGAAGCGGAGGAGGTAG
- a CDS encoding FlxA-like family protein: MTLNGIAVGNSAQATDENATAIGALSSATTNAVAAGVSASATGAQAVAVGDDSVATTQSIATGASARANGATTVAVGYDANAVTLNGIAVGNSAQATDENATAIGALSSATTNAVAAGVSAQATGTSAVAIGDDTRATDNAVAVGISANATAAQAVAVGDDSVATTQSIATGASARANGATTVAVGYDANAVTLNGIAVGNSAQATDENATAIGALSSATTNAVAAGVSASATGASAVAIGDDSVATTQSVATGASARANGATTVAIGYDANAVTLNGIAVGNSAQATDDQAIAIGAKSTATTNAVATGPSAEASGVNAVAIGLDATAVTLNGIAVGNSAQATDEEAIAVGNLSSATTSSVAMGNQAVANGSSSVSIGKFTTASTTDAVAIGSSAIASGVQSIAQGRDSGAAGSNASSIGTNSRAANANSIAFGTSARSNAVRAVAVGTESSASKADAVAVGSSTEAAGVSSVAVGLDATASTINAIAVGNSAQATDDQAIAIGAKSTATTNAVATGPSAEASGVNAVAIGLDATAVTLNGIAVGNSAQATDEEAIAVGNLSTATTSSIAMGNQSVANASSSLAVGRQAQATGINSIAQGVSASASGLRSTAIGQTSGADSTDSTAVGTNAQASATGATAIATNSAAQGRNSIAVGTSARAVTSSDVAVGTNSVADSQQGPFAATAVGRGAQARGQGTIAIGEGAQAINQGGTSAGGAVAIGSRSQALGEDSSAFGLEADALGARSTALGTQSSATALNSTALGAGARADYFGSTAIGAGAATWRSNQVVIGTQSSNYALPGLAPGGNYVGKANQNPSINGTRILTTDANGVLGTGFDPDFVESSIQQLGQGIKSQVAMSAALSAVPTYVPSDDEFARCGIGAGGASSVGAASLGCAIKIGNRASLNGAVAISNNTDYGYGTLSGTVGRVGLTFPLGVIHKKATPASVDDQAIAALVTQRDAQITSLNEQISDLTDQIEALTSKASSEQPNEQTDQLIQVLREQISELESQLSDYSDLAAANQELNDKLAQLQAQISALEAAASAPPSSQISDLEDRLNRQDELIQKLLNRLEASNASPSIQSSLPPSDASIVAVPVKPVF; the protein is encoded by the coding sequence GTGACGCTCAACGGCATCGCGGTTGGTAACAGCGCACAAGCCACTGACGAAAACGCCACAGCGATCGGCGCCCTGTCCAGTGCCACCACCAACGCAGTGGCAGCTGGTGTGAGCGCCTCGGCAACAGGTGCACAAGCGGTTGCGGTTGGTGATGACTCCGTCGCCACCACCCAGTCGATCGCAACAGGTGCCAGTGCCCGAGCCAACGGTGCAACAACAGTTGCGGTTGGTTATGACGCGAATGCAGTGACGCTCAACGGCATCGCCGTTGGTAACAGCGCACAAGCGACGGACGAAAACGCGACAGCGATCGGCGCCCTGTCCAGTGCCACCACCAACGCAGTGGCAGCTGGTGTGAGTGCTCAAGCAACGGGTACATCAGCGGTTGCGATTGGTGATGACACCAGAGCCACCGACAACGCAGTGGCAGTCGGTATTAGCGCCAACGCAACAGCTGCACAAGCAGTTGCGGTTGGTGATGACTCCGTCGCCACCACCCAGTCGATCGCAACAGGTGCCAGTGCCCGAGCCAACGGTGCAACAACAGTTGCGGTTGGTTATGACGCGAATGCAGTGACGCTGAACGGCATCGCCGTTGGTAACAGCGCACAAGCCACTGACGAAAACGCCACAGCGATCGGCGCCCTGTCCAGTGCCACCACCAACGCAGTGGCAGCTGGTGTGAGCGCCTCAGCAACAGGTGCATCAGCGGTTGCGATTGGTGATGACTCCGTGGCCACCACCCAATCGGTCGCAACAGGTGCCAGTGCCCGAGCCAACGGTGCAACAACAGTTGCGATTGGTTATGACGCGAATGCAGTGACGCTGAACGGCATCGCCGTTGGTAACAGCGCACAAGCGACTGATGATCAAGCGATCGCAATCGGCGCCAAATCGACAGCTACCACCAACGCCGTTGCTACTGGTCCGAGCGCAGAGGCTTCTGGTGTCAATGCTGTTGCGATCGGTCTTGATGCCACCGCAGTGACGCTCAATGGCATCGCCGTTGGTAACAGCGCACAAGCCACTGATGAAGAGGCAATCGCGGTTGGCAACCTTTCCTCGGCTACTACAAGTTCAGTTGCCATGGGTAACCAGGCGGTAGCAAATGGTTCCAGCTCGGTCTCTATTGGTAAATTCACCACAGCATCGACCACTGATGCTGTTGCTATTGGATCCAGTGCTATTGCATCTGGTGTCCAGTCAATTGCTCAAGGTCGTGATTCTGGAGCTGCCGGATCTAACGCATCGTCCATTGGTACCAACTCACGTGCGGCAAACGCCAACAGCATTGCTTTTGGTACTAGCGCCAGATCTAATGCTGTTCGAGCGGTCGCGGTAGGTACTGAGTCTTCCGCCTCCAAAGCTGACGCAGTTGCGGTTGGCTCTAGCACTGAGGCAGCTGGCGTAAGTTCTGTCGCTGTTGGTCTCGATGCAACAGCCTCCACAATCAACGCGATCGCCGTTGGTAACAGCGCACAAGCGACTGATGATCAAGCGATCGCAATCGGCGCCAAATCGACAGCTACCACCAACGCCGTTGCTACTGGTCCGAGCGCAGAAGCTTCTGGTGTCAATGCTGTTGCGATCGGTCTTGATGCCACCGCAGTGACGCTCAATGGCATCGCCGTTGGTAACAGCGCACAAGCCACTGATGAAGAGGCAATCGCGGTTGGCAACCTGTCTACGGCAACTACAAGTTCGATTGCTATGGGCAATCAATCTGTTGCCAACGCCTCCAGTTCACTGGCAGTTGGTCGTCAGGCTCAAGCAACGGGTATCAATTCGATTGCCCAAGGCGTCTCTGCGTCTGCTTCTGGCCTCCGCTCCACTGCCATAGGTCAGACATCTGGTGCAGACAGCACTGATTCGACTGCAGTTGGTACTAACGCCCAAGCTTCAGCCACTGGAGCTACCGCGATTGCAACCAACTCAGCCGCCCAGGGTCGTAACTCGATTGCTGTTGGTACATCCGCACGTGCAGTCACTTCTTCTGACGTGGCCGTCGGCACTAATTCAGTTGCTGACAGTCAGCAGGGGCCATTCGCTGCAACGGCAGTTGGTCGAGGAGCTCAAGCCCGAGGTCAAGGAACAATTGCTATTGGTGAAGGAGCCCAAGCAATCAACCAAGGCGGAACATCTGCAGGTGGTGCAGTAGCAATCGGTTCACGGTCGCAAGCTCTCGGTGAGGACTCCTCCGCGTTCGGTCTCGAAGCTGACGCGCTTGGAGCACGATCCACAGCTCTTGGTACTCAGTCATCTGCTACGGCACTTAATTCAACCGCTCTTGGTGCTGGAGCAAGGGCTGATTACTTTGGATCCACCGCAATTGGTGCCGGAGCTGCTACCTGGAGATCTAATCAGGTTGTAATTGGAACACAGAGCTCCAATTACGCACTTCCTGGTCTCGCACCTGGTGGTAATTATGTTGGCAAAGCCAATCAGAATCCTTCGATTAACGGCACAAGGATTCTCACCACTGATGCAAACGGCGTTCTTGGTACAGGCTTTGACCCTGACTTTGTTGAAAGCTCAATTCAGCAGCTGGGCCAGGGCATCAAATCTCAAGTTGCTATGTCTGCAGCCTTGAGTGCAGTACCCACCTACGTCCCCAGTGACGATGAGTTCGCTCGATGTGGAATTGGTGCAGGTGGCGCTTCCAGTGTTGGTGCAGCATCACTTGGCTGTGCTATCAAGATTGGCAACCGTGCCTCACTTAACGGTGCTGTTGCTATCTCTAACAACACCGATTACGGATATGGAACACTTAGCGGAACTGTCGGTCGTGTCGGCCTCACATTCCCGCTGGGCGTTATTCACAAGAAGGCAACCCCTGCTTCAGTAGATGATCAGGCAATTGCGGCTCTTGTGACTCAACGTGATGCTCAGATTACTTCTCTTAATGAGCAGATTTCTGATCTCACTGATCAAATTGAAGCCCTCACATCAAAGGCTTCTTCTGAACAGCCCAATGAACAGACTGATCAACTTATACAGGTTCTACGTGAACAAATTTCTGAGCTTGAGTCTCAGCTGTCTGATTACTCTGATCTTGCCGCTGCTAACCAGGAGCTCAACGATAAGCTTGCTCAACTTCAAGCACAGATTTCTGCCCTTGAAGCTGCAGCATCAGCACCTCCTTCCTCTCAGATCTCTGATTTGGAAGATCGCTTGAATCGTCAAGACGAACTTATTCAGAAGCTTCTTAATCGCTTAGAAGCCTCTAATGCGTCCCCATCTATTCAATCCTCGCTTCCACCATCAGATGCTTCTATAGTTGCTGTTCCAGTCAAACCTGTCTTCTAA
- the psbC gene encoding photosystem II reaction center protein CP43: protein MVTLSNPSLSGIGGKDLDSTGYAWWSGNARLINLSGRLLGAHVAHAGLMVFWAGAMMLFEVSHFTFDKPMYEQGLILFPHVATLGYGVGPGGEVVDVYPFFVVGVLHLISSAVLGLGGLYHALRGPEILENYSSFFSQDWRDKNQMTNIIGYHLILLGVGALLLVFKAMFFGGVYDTWAPGGGDVRLITNPTLDPGVIFGYLFRAPFGGEGWIIGVNSMEDIIGGHIWLGLTLIFGGIWHVVTKPFGWVRRAFIWNGEAYLSYSLGALSFMSFIASAYIWFNNTAYPSEFYGPTNAEASQAQSFTFLVRDQRLGANIGSAMGPTGLGKYLMRSPTGEIIFGGETMRFWDFRGPWLEPLRGPNGLSLDKLQNDIQPWQVRRAAEYMTHAPNASLNSVGGIITEPNSVNFVNLRQWLAATQFVLAFFFLVGHLWHAGRARAAAAGFEKGIDRKAEPTLAMPDLD from the coding sequence GTGGTAACGCTCTCTAATCCTTCTCTCTCCGGGATCGGCGGGAAGGACCTCGACTCCACCGGCTACGCCTGGTGGTCGGGTAACGCCCGTCTGATCAACCTCTCCGGTCGCCTTCTCGGCGCCCACGTCGCTCACGCAGGCCTGATGGTCTTCTGGGCTGGCGCCATGATGCTGTTCGAGGTGAGCCACTTCACCTTCGACAAGCCCATGTACGAGCAGGGCCTGATCCTGTTCCCCCACGTCGCGACCCTCGGCTACGGCGTGGGTCCTGGCGGTGAAGTTGTGGATGTCTATCCCTTCTTCGTCGTTGGTGTTCTGCACCTGATCAGCTCCGCCGTGCTCGGCCTCGGCGGCCTCTACCACGCCCTGCGTGGTCCCGAAATCCTCGAGAACTACTCTTCGTTCTTCTCCCAGGATTGGCGGGATAAGAACCAGATGACCAACATCATTGGTTATCACCTGATTCTTCTCGGCGTTGGCGCCCTGCTGCTGGTCTTCAAGGCCATGTTCTTCGGCGGCGTCTACGACACCTGGGCACCTGGTGGTGGCGACGTTCGCCTGATTACCAACCCGACCCTCGATCCCGGTGTGATCTTCGGCTACCTCTTCCGCGCACCTTTTGGCGGCGAGGGCTGGATCATCGGTGTGAACTCCATGGAGGACATCATCGGTGGCCACATCTGGCTGGGTCTGACCCTGATCTTCGGTGGCATCTGGCACGTGGTCACCAAACCCTTCGGCTGGGTACGTCGCGCCTTCATCTGGAACGGTGAGGCCTACCTGAGCTACAGCCTTGGCGCTTTGAGCTTCATGAGCTTCATCGCTTCGGCCTACATCTGGTTCAACAACACCGCCTATCCCTCGGAGTTCTACGGCCCCACCAACGCCGAAGCCTCCCAGGCCCAGAGCTTCACCTTCCTGGTGCGTGACCAACGCCTCGGCGCCAACATCGGCTCCGCGATGGGTCCCACCGGTCTGGGTAAGTACCTGATGCGCTCCCCCACCGGCGAGATCATCTTTGGTGGTGAGACCATGCGGTTCTGGGACTTCCGTGGTCCTTGGCTGGAGCCCCTGCGTGGCCCCAACGGCCTGAGCCTCGACAAGCTCCAGAACGACATTCAGCCCTGGCAAGTGCGCCGCGCGGCTGAGTACATGACCCACGCCCCCAACGCGTCTCTGAACTCCGTGGGCGGCATCATCACCGAGCCCAACTCAGTGAACTTCGTGAACCTCCGTCAGTGGTTGGCTGCGACTCAGTTCGTTCTCGCCTTCTTCTTCCTGGTGGGTCACCTCTGGCACGCCGGCCGCGCCCGCGCTGCTGCTGCTGGCTTCGAGAAGGGCATCGACCGTAAGGCCGAGCCGACCCTGGCCATGCCTGACCTCGACTGA
- a CDS encoding tetratricopeptide repeat protein — protein sequence MSKRHGTDKRSRKKKEFDKYLREIEAFIQDRNYMDALISGELLFATALEEHETDIAGEALFYCGFARAELNDTEGAIAAYKRAVETGYKRVGLYYNLANLERETMNTTEAIGYYEDALRLNPKHGPSMNNIALALEDAGRRDIAEEYYLKAIEYLPEGEQARTNIAYTLLRRGRYREGWKIYEQRPGISRITGIEPTWKPGESLRGKDVLVMVEQGYGDVIMFAGLLQEIKKECKSITLLCDRRLEPILKRSLKGIRATSRLEAEEIGACQAILGIASLGYICRNTKGKSIKPVKPYVVARESSRFNNTRTSRLCVGIAWRGGGELRTKERRSLSLEAFYPLLKEQGIDWVNLQYGETRLEIEKAHENLGIQISCEFNEKNDMEVFCEQVERVDVVVTVQQTAVHFGGAMGKKTLALVPKVPEWRYGTSGNRMAWWESVEIIRQDCFGSWDKEIEAIRRRLKQLRDEKSEQYNTDYLKRSGTRF from the coding sequence ATGTCAAAAAGACATGGAACAGATAAAAGATCGAGAAAAAAGAAGGAATTTGATAAGTACCTAAGGGAGATAGAGGCCTTCATACAAGACAGAAACTACATGGATGCATTAATAAGCGGCGAGCTTCTGTTCGCAACTGCTTTAGAGGAACATGAAACAGATATCGCTGGTGAGGCTCTGTTTTACTGCGGCTTTGCAAGAGCGGAACTGAATGACACCGAAGGCGCAATAGCTGCATACAAAAGAGCTGTTGAGACGGGATACAAAAGAGTTGGACTTTACTACAACTTAGCGAATCTCGAGAGAGAAACAATGAATACCACAGAAGCAATAGGATATTACGAAGATGCGCTTAGACTCAACCCGAAGCATGGACCCTCAATGAATAATATTGCGCTTGCCCTTGAAGATGCCGGCAGACGCGATATTGCCGAAGAATACTATCTTAAGGCGATAGAGTATTTGCCAGAGGGTGAACAAGCTCGCACAAATATTGCTTATACACTCCTCCGAAGGGGGCGATATAGGGAAGGTTGGAAGATATATGAGCAGCGACCGGGTATATCCAGAATCACAGGGATTGAACCAACCTGGAAACCAGGTGAAAGCCTAAGGGGAAAGGACGTGCTTGTGATGGTTGAGCAGGGCTATGGCGATGTAATAATGTTTGCAGGTTTACTTCAAGAGATAAAGAAAGAGTGCAAGTCAATAACATTGTTATGCGATAGGAGACTTGAACCCATACTGAAGAGGTCACTAAAAGGGATTCGTGCTACTAGCAGACTAGAAGCGGAAGAAATAGGAGCTTGTCAAGCGATCCTTGGGATTGCGAGCCTAGGCTATATCTGTAGAAACACAAAAGGGAAAAGCATAAAGCCAGTGAAACCGTATGTAGTCGCAAGAGAGAGCTCGAGATTTAACAATACCCGTACATCACGTCTTTGTGTTGGAATAGCATGGAGGGGAGGCGGTGAGTTAAGGACGAAAGAGCGTAGAAGTCTAAGTCTTGAAGCGTTTTACCCATTGCTAAAAGAGCAAGGGATAGATTGGGTTAATTTACAATATGGTGAGACTCGACTCGAGATCGAGAAAGCACATGAGAATCTCGGTATACAGATATCATGCGAGTTTAATGAAAAGAACGATATGGAAGTTTTCTGCGAACAGGTTGAGAGAGTGGATGTGGTGGTTACGGTCCAACAAACTGCGGTTCACTTTGGGGGAGCTATGGGCAAAAAGACACTGGCGCTTGTACCCAAAGTCCCCGAGTGGAGGTATGGAACCTCAGGGAACAGAATGGCCTGGTGGGAAAGCGTTGAAATTATAAGGCAAGATTGCTTTGGAAGTTGGGATAAAGAAATTGAAGCGATACGAAGGAGACTAAAGCAACTGAGGGATGAAAAGTCGGAGCAATATAATACTGACTATCTTAAACGATCTGGCACTAGGTTCTGA